The Polaromonas sp. SP1 DNA window CACGTTCGGTCGGCCTGACGGAGGCCGGCCAGCAGCTGGTCAACGGCATGCAGCCGGCCTTTAACCGGATCAGCGAGAGCTTCACCGCCGTCAAGGACCTGGTGGGAACGCCGCGCGGACTGGTGCGCGTCACGGCGCCGGTCGCCTTGGGGCGCCAGCACCTGGCGCCCTTTGTGGCGGCTTTCCTCAAGCGCTTTCCCGAGATCCACATCGAGCTCGAGTTGACCGACCGCTTTGTCAACCTGGCCAACGAGGGTTTCGACCTGGCCATAAGGCACACCAACGCCCCACCTGACACCCATGTGGCCTGGGTGCTGTGCGAAACACGCTCCATCCTGCTGGCCAGCCCGGATTACCTGGCGCGGCGCGGCACGCCGGCGCAGCCGTCCGAACTGGCCGGCCACGACTGCCTGCTCTACCTGGGCAACCACAACGCAGCCACCACCTGGACCTTTGTGCGCAGCGGCAAGCGAAAGTCCCGCGAGCAGGTAGGCGTAACGGTGACCGGCACCCTCAAGGCCAACAACAGCGAGGTGTTGCGCGAGGCCCTGGTGGCGGGCCTGGGCATCGGCCTGCTGCCGGACTTCAGCGCCACCACGGCCAGCGGCCCGCCGCTGGTTCAGGTGCTGCCCGACTGGCAGGTGCAAGGCTTTTTCGGTGAGCGCATCTACGCCTTGAGGCCCTGGTCGCCGCAGGTGCCGAAGGCAGTGCAATGCCTGGTCGAGCATTTGCGGGAGAGTTTTGCCGGCGGCTTTGGTGCCGCGGCGCAAAAGCCCGCGGGATGACGGCCGGCCCTGCCCATCCGGCCATGGCAAAAATACCCGCCGGGTTTGTCACACGCCCCACCGATAATCCCCACCCATGAATACACGATGGAAACCCAGCGTCACGGTCGCTGCGGTGATAGAAAAAACGATAGACGGCGTCTCGAAATTCCTGCTGGTCGAGGAGGAAACCCGGGACGGCCTGAAGCTCAACAACCCCGCCGGCCACCTGGATCCGGGCGAAAGCCCGATACAGGGCTGCGCCCGCGAGACGCTGGAAGAAACCGCCTTTCACTTCAAGCCGACCGAGATCGTCGGTGTGTACCTGTCCCGCTTCGAGCGCGCCGTGCCCGGGCAGGACGAGCCGATGGACATTACCTACCTGCGTTTTGCCTTTTGCGGCGAACTCGGTGAGCACGTGGCCGGCCAGGCGCTGGACGAAGGCATCGTGCGCACCGTGTGGCTCACGGCCGACGAAATCCGGGCCAGCGTCCCCATGCACCGCAGCCCCTTGCTGCTGACCTGCATGGAAGACTACCTGGCGGGCAAGCGCTACCCGATGGCGCTGGTGACGACCGACCCCAGCGTGTACCAGCCCCGGGGCTGAAACGCGCTTTTCCCGCGCCCCCGGGGCGCCATCATCCCCGCAAACCCACCGTGATTGGGCGCGCGGGGATAATTAGCCCATGGCTAATAAAGGCACATCCGCGCAGCGGATCGTTGTGGGTTTGAGCGGAGGCGTGGACTCCGCGGTGACCGCGCACCTGCTCAAACAGCAGGGCCACGAGGTCATCGGCATCTTCATGAAGAACTGGGAAGATGACGACGACAGCGAGTTCTGCTCATCCAACATCGATTTTGTCGACGCCGCTGCGGTGGCCGACGTGATCGGCATCGAGATCGAGCACGTCAACTTCGCCGCCGACTACAAAGACCGCGTGTTTGCCGAGTTCCTGCGCGAATACCAGGCCGGCCGCACGCCCAACCCCGACATCCTGTGCAACGCCGAGATCAAGTTCAAGGCGTTTTTAGACCACGCGATGCGCCTGGGCGCCGAAAAAATCGCCACCGGGCACTATGCGCGGGTGCGCCACAACGAAGCCACCGGCCTGCACGAGCTGCTCAAGGGCCTGGACCCGGCCAAAGACCAGAGCTACTTTTTGCACCGCCTGAACCAGGCGCAGTTGGCCAAAACGCTGTTCCCCGTGGGCGAGTTGCACAAGACCGAAGTGCGCCGCATCGCCGACGAGATCGGCCTGCCGAACGCGAAGAAAAAAGACTCCACCGGCATTTGTTTTATCGGTGAGCGGCCCTTCCGCGAGTTTTTGAACCGCTACATCGCCAAGGAACCCGGCCCCATCAAGAACGACAAGGGCCGCGTGCTGGGTGAGCATGTCGGTTTGTCGTTCTACACGCTGGGCCAGCGCCAGGGCCTGGGCATTGGCGGCGTGAAGGCCAAAGGCGCCGAACTCAAGGCGGCGCAGGCGCGCGGCCAACGCGGCGTTGGCGAGCACGAACCGTGGTTTGTGGCGCGCAAGGACCTGGACACCAACACCCTGTGGGTGGTGCAAGGCCATGAGCACCCGTGGCTGCAATCGACCGTGTTGCAGGCGCAGGACTGCAGCTGGGTGGCCGGCCACGCACCGGCGCCCGGCGCCATGGCGGCCAAGGCGCGCTACCGGCAGGCCGACGCGGCGTGCGTGTTGAGCAGCGGCGCAGGCGCCACCTGCGAGCTGACGTTTACCGATGCCCAATGGGCGGTCACGCCGGGGCAGTCGGCCGTGCTGTACCAGGGCGGTGTGTGCCTGGGCGGCGGTGTGATTGCCGCCAGCAATGTGCAGAACCTGCCGGCCGCGCCGGTCAAGGCGGTCTCGCCTGATTTCAAGCGAAATCAGGCTCTAGCCCAATAACCACCTTGGGTTATAGCTCCTGAATTCATAGCAAACCGGGTTTGACCGAAGGCTTAAAGCGCCGACTCGACGTAGGTGTAGATGTAGTTGGAGCCGCCGTTGACATTGCCCAGCAGGCGCGACGTGCCAAAAATACCGGAGCGGTGCGAGACGCCGAAGCCGATATAGGTTTCCTTCAGCGGGCGGTAGCCGATCAGGTCGCCCAGGCTCACGTCGATGGTCGGGTCCAGGAAATTCAGCATGCGCGAGGGCGACTTGCCGTTGGCCGCCAGGCTGGACGACTCAATGTAAGGCGCCCGCTGCGCCATCGACACGCCCACGCCCAGCCCCAGCCGCGTCTTCACGCGGTCGCTCCACGGAAAGCCCGAATACACCGCCTTCATGAACAAGTCGAGCTGCACGCCGTTGGCCTGCAGGCCGCGCTCGTTGTGGTGCGTCAGGCCCACATAGCCGATGAAGTCCAGCGGCCAGCCGTTGACGTTGTTCAGGAAGGGCTTGCCCACCTGGATGCCGGTGATGCTGGTCGAATTGGTTTTGGCGGTGGAGAGGCACTGCGCCGTGATGATCTTGGCCAGGTGGCAGCCGTCCTCGGTCGATTTGCCGTACAGCAGCTTGAAGTAGGTGGGCGAGCTGTCTTCGGCCCATTCGCGCTTGTGGCCGCCGAAGTCATACGCCGCGCCCAGGTACACCGCGGGCAGCACGCCTTTTTGCACGATGGGGCTGTCCTTGGTCTTGCTGTCCAGCATGGTGGCCGACACGCCGGCCAGCAGGCGCCAGCGCTGCGTCAGGTCGTAAGAGCCATACAGGCCGATGGAGGTCTGAATGCCGGAGCCCGGCGCATACGCGGGCCGGCCCGGTGTCGCCTCGCCGGGCTGCACGCCGTAGTAATAGTTGTTGAGCCTGGCGTCGCGCATGGACACGGTGATGTTGGGCCGCAGCATCCACGGGCCTGAGCGCCAGTCGTAGGTGTAGCCCAGGCGGACCTCGTTGCCCTTGTAGGTGTTGCTGATGTCATGCACCAGCTCGGCCTGCAGCGTGCCCCAGGGCTGGCGCCAGCGGTAAGCCAGGCCCAGGTCGATGCCCGAATCGCGCGGCGACATGCCGGCCAGGCTGGCGGGCAGCCGCTCGGTCGGAAAGCCCTCCAGGCGCTGCTCGATAAAAAGGTCCAGCCGCTGCTCGGTGCCGTTGAGCAGCTTCACGCCGCCGCGGTTGGCATGCAGGAAAAGCCGCTCGCCCTCATACAGGTACAGCGGCAGCAGGTCGTAGCGGGTGCCCGCATCCTTGTAGGGCGAGCGCTCGATCCGCGTCACCAGGCCCAGGCCGGCGCTGCCGGGCGCCGAGAGGATGTCGGTGAGCGGCTCGGTGTTGCCGCCCGCCAGGGCCGGCGATACCGCGAAAAGGGCGCAAAGGCTGCCCAGCGCAAGGGTGGAGCCCACAAGGAGGCGGCGCGGCGAGAAGGTGAGATTCATCATGTTTTTTTGGGGGAAAGTGCAAAAAAAGAGGGCAAAAAAGGGCTGCCCGATGGCTGGGGCGCGAAGGACACTCCGATGCTATCCACGAATGGCACACCCCGGCCCGCCCAACTTGTAAGCAAAACGGCACAAACCGGCTAGGCCGGCATCCTTTTGGGCCGGTTTCCTCACACGCCGGCTCACACGTACACTGCCTATCGTCGGGTCTCCACCAACTCAAAGGAGCCTGTTATGCCCAAATTTGTGATCGAACGCGCCATCCCCGGACTCGGGGCCCTGAAGCCCGCCGAACTGCAATCCATCTCCCAGAAATCCTGCGGCGTGCTGCACGACCTGGGGCCGGACGTCCAGTGGATGCAAAGCTACGTGACGGGTGACAAGATGTACTGCATCTACCGCGCGGCCAATGAAGAACTCGTCAGGGAACATGCGCGCAGGGGGGGCTTTC harbors:
- a CDS encoding LysR family transcriptional regulator — its product is MSSDQLSPLVADLHLLTVLAATRSFTETARRLGASKASVSMRISELERAAGVMLVRRTTRSVGLTEAGQQLVNGMQPAFNRISESFTAVKDLVGTPRGLVRVTAPVALGRQHLAPFVAAFLKRFPEIHIELELTDRFVNLANEGFDLAIRHTNAPPDTHVAWVLCETRSILLASPDYLARRGTPAQPSELAGHDCLLYLGNHNAATTWTFVRSGKRKSREQVGVTVTGTLKANNSEVLREALVAGLGIGLLPDFSATTASGPPLVQVLPDWQVQGFFGERIYALRPWSPQVPKAVQCLVEHLRESFAGGFGAAAQKPAG
- a CDS encoding NUDIX hydrolase yields the protein MNTRWKPSVTVAAVIEKTIDGVSKFLLVEEETRDGLKLNNPAGHLDPGESPIQGCARETLEETAFHFKPTEIVGVYLSRFERAVPGQDEPMDITYLRFAFCGELGEHVAGQALDEGIVRTVWLTADEIRASVPMHRSPLLLTCMEDYLAGKRYPMALVTTDPSVYQPRG
- the mnmA gene encoding tRNA 2-thiouridine(34) synthase MnmA, translating into MANKGTSAQRIVVGLSGGVDSAVTAHLLKQQGHEVIGIFMKNWEDDDDSEFCSSNIDFVDAAAVADVIGIEIEHVNFAADYKDRVFAEFLREYQAGRTPNPDILCNAEIKFKAFLDHAMRLGAEKIATGHYARVRHNEATGLHELLKGLDPAKDQSYFLHRLNQAQLAKTLFPVGELHKTEVRRIADEIGLPNAKKKDSTGICFIGERPFREFLNRYIAKEPGPIKNDKGRVLGEHVGLSFYTLGQRQGLGIGGVKAKGAELKAAQARGQRGVGEHEPWFVARKDLDTNTLWVVQGHEHPWLQSTVLQAQDCSWVAGHAPAPGAMAAKARYRQADAACVLSSGAGATCELTFTDAQWAVTPGQSAVLYQGGVCLGGGVIAASNVQNLPAAPVKAVSPDFKRNQALAQ
- a CDS encoding MipA/OmpV family protein: MMNLTFSPRRLLVGSTLALGSLCALFAVSPALAGGNTEPLTDILSAPGSAGLGLVTRIERSPYKDAGTRYDLLPLYLYEGERLFLHANRGGVKLLNGTEQRLDLFIEQRLEGFPTERLPASLAGMSPRDSGIDLGLAYRWRQPWGTLQAELVHDISNTYKGNEVRLGYTYDWRSGPWMLRPNITVSMRDARLNNYYYGVQPGEATPGRPAYAPGSGIQTSIGLYGSYDLTQRWRLLAGVSATMLDSKTKDSPIVQKGVLPAVYLGAAYDFGGHKREWAEDSSPTYFKLLYGKSTEDGCHLAKIITAQCLSTAKTNSTSITGIQVGKPFLNNVNGWPLDFIGYVGLTHHNERGLQANGVQLDLFMKAVYSGFPWSDRVKTRLGLGVGVSMAQRAPYIESSSLAANGKSPSRMLNFLDPTIDVSLGDLIGYRPLKETYIGFGVSHRSGIFGTSRLLGNVNGGSNYIYTYVESAL
- a CDS encoding DUF4242 domain-containing protein, coding for MPKFVIERAIPGLGALKPAELQSISQKSCGVLHDLGPDVQWMQSYVTGDKMYCIYRAANEELVREHARRGGFPANSIAQVTTVIDPTTAEA